The following coding sequences lie in one Tachysurus fulvidraco isolate hzauxx_2018 chromosome 19, HZAU_PFXX_2.0, whole genome shotgun sequence genomic window:
- the cct2 gene encoding T-complex protein 1 subunit beta, whose amino-acid sequence MASISMAPMNIFKHGADEEKAETARLSSFIGAIAIGDLVKSTLGPKGMDKILLSGGREGSVTVTNDGATILKAIGVDNPAAKVLVDMSKVQDDEVGDGTTSVTVLAAELLREAELLIAKKIHPHIIISGWRKATQVARDALREAAVDHGNDEVKFQEDLLNISRTTLSSKLLTHHKDHFAKLAVQAVLRLKGSGNLEAIHVIKKLGGSLIDSYLDEGFLLDKKIGVNQPKRIENANILIANTGMDTDKIKIFGSRVRVDSTAKVAEIEMAEKEKMKEKVERILKHGINCFINRQLIYNYPEQLFAAAGVMAIEHADFAGVERLALVTGGDIASTFDHPELLKLGHCKLIEEVMIGEDTLIHFSGVQMGEACTIVLRGATQQILDEAERSLHDALCVLAQTIKETRTVYGGGCSEMLMARVVSDLASRTPGKEAVAMESFAKALRMLPTIIADNAGYDSADLVAQLRAAHQENKITFGLDMMRGTTGDMAELGITESFQVKRQVLLSAAEAAEMILRVDDIIKAAPRKRVPDHHPC is encoded by the exons ATG GCCTCCATATCAATGGCCCCGATGAACATCTTTAAACATGGAGCTGATGAGGAAAAAGCTGAGACAGCTCGCCTG TCTTCTTTTATTGGTGCCATTGCTATTGGCGATCTGGTGAAAAGTACACTCGGACCAAAAGGAATG GACAAAATCCTCCTAAGTGGTGGACGTGAGGGATCTGTTACAGTAACCAATGATGGAGCAACCATTCTGAAAGCCATTGGTGTGGACAACCCTGCTGCCAAAGTGCTGGTTG atatGTCTAAGGTCCAGGACGATGAGGTTGGAGACGGCACTACTTCTGTCACTGTGTTGGCTGCTGAACTGCTCCGG GAAGCAGAGCTGCTAATTGCCAAGAAGATCCATCCTCACATCATCATCTCCGGCTGGAGGAAGGCCACCCAGGTTGCTCGTGATGCCTTGAGGGAGGCTGCCGTGGACCATGG AAATGATGAGGTAAAATTCCAGGAGGATTTGTTGAACATCTCCCGCACCACGCTATCATCCAAACTGCTCACTCATCATAAGGATCACTTCGCCAAGCTGGCAGTGCAGGCAGTGCTCCGACTGAAGGGCTCTGGCAACCTAGAGGCCATCCACGTGATTAAGAAGCTGGGAGGCAGCCTTATAGACTCTTACCTGGATGAAG GATTCCTACTTGACAAGAAGATTGGTGTTAATCAGCCCAAAAGGATCGAGAACGCAAACATCCTTATTGCTAACACTGGCATGGACACAGACAAGATCAAG ATCTTTGGCTCCAGAGTACGTGTCGACTCGACAGCAAAAGTGGCAGAAATTGAGAtggcagagaaagagaagatgaAGGAGAAAGTTGAGCGCATTTTAAAGCATGGAATTAACTGCTTCATCAATAG ACAGCTGATCTATAATTACCCTGAGCAGCTCTTTGCTGCTGCTGGTGTCATGGCCATAGAACACGCTGACTTTGCTGGAGTGGAGCGACTGGCATTGGTCACAG GAGGTGACATTGCATCTACATTTGACCACCCTGAGTTGTTAAAGCTGGGCCACTGCAAACTCATTGAGGAGGTGATGATCGGAGAAGACACGCTCATCCATTTCTCTGGTGTGCAAATGG GTGAGGCCTGCACTATTGTTCTGCGTGGAGCAACACAGCAGATTCTGGACGAGGCTGAGCGTTCTCTCCATgatgccttgtgtgtgttggctCAGACCATTAAAGAAACTCGCACAGTCTATGGTGGAG GTTGTTCAGAGATGTTAATGGCTAGAGTGGTGTCTGACTTGGCCAGTAGAACTCCAGGAAAAGAAGCTGTGGCTATGGAGTCTTTTGCCAAAGCCCTGAGAATG CTGCCGACTATAATTGCGGATAATGCAGGTTATGACAGCGCAGACCTTGTGGCTCAGCTGAGAGCAGCTCACCAGGAGAATAAGATCACTTTTGGTCTGG ACATGATGCGAGGCACAACTGGTGACATGGCCGAGCTGGGCATCACTGAGAGCTTCCAGGTGAAGAGGCAGGTGCTTCTGAGTGCTGCAGAGGCAGCTGAGATGATTCTTCGTGTTGATGATATCATCAAGGCTGCACCAAG AAAACGAGTACCAGATCACCACCCATGTTAG
- the terfa gene encoding telomeric repeat binding factor a isoform X2 — protein sequence MTMASSSRNGNKQISDEQIINRWSFDFYVSKAFEAFRNEDYENFSQLRNLIESLVVRPIDGHTDLTIKLRFMQFLSRINDGDNLDVTFQKPLTPLESALSVLESICTEMDVAQNLLEQVHTSIREMLIVVCIKSKQFEKAQEMLLKHFPKGMDSAGKKKLYIDLMKRRCSKHSVLNMNSYSEFKQDMLDFIEKLYPIPEPFLVKMVKLSRQGRTVDSGAVHKPQAVRTTNVQSCTQDHATSEQTGSAQNSPSNSQRSTPAKSNLSACSPALLVTVHLTQGNLKAIYPQLAEHFSVSVPFNQLEDEVECEAQQDNGTDHNMEFCLKLAETPLEFLEEKEQSVCEGLPSDNLQSQQRCVGHCVQSDGSDQTNVTQNYYTNQHVQKEQERSKDTPLLIDTHVQHPPLSSAEDDKRRTSGVVSAVSVAQLVMEEDSVLNQNEASDSQQTPSPLQLHSNGEDPLSSQSVSSPPVRKYRRPASCRRSILIEPQPASHQQLDQPQKCSTHSRAQNSPPAQSTPNKEGQKQVKRPHTRSVSEESVESIVLDSPSSGKRTATTCKRKHWMDVSGAQEEWSDEESLFSVSTKTTEGKRSSNGHSKRKRWSDEESEWVKKGVARYGEGRWEKIRSAFPFKGRTAVNIKDRWRTMLKLKMV from the exons ATGACAATGGCGTCGTCAAGCAGAAACGGAAACAAACAAATTAGTGACGAGCAAATCATCAACCGCTGGAGCTTCGACTTTTACGTTTCTAAAGCTTTCGAGGCGTTTAGAAATGAAGACTATGAGAACTTCTCCCAGCTCAGGAACCTTATCGAAA gttTGGTGGTCAGACCCATTGATGGACACACTGACTTGACCATCAAACTGCGATTCATGCAGTTCCTCTCACGGATAAACGACGGGGACAATCTTG ATGTTACATTTCAGAAGCCTCTAACACCTTTAGAATCAGCACTGAGTGTGCTGGAGTCTATCTGTACAGAAATGGATGTTGCCCAAAACTTACTTGAACAAGTTCACACATCAATCAGGGAAATG CTTATTGTTGTTTGCATAAAGAGCAAACAATTTGAAAAAGCTCAAGAGATGCTGCTTAAACACTTTCCCAAAGGAATGGATTCAGCTGGCAAG AAAAAGCTGTATATAGATCTGATGAAAAGGCGATGCAGCAAGCATTCTGTTCTGAATATGAATTCATACAGTGAATTCAAACAGGACATGCTGGATTTCATCGAGAAACTCTACCCCATTCCCGAGCCTTTTCTAGTCAAG atGGTCAAGTTATCGAGACAAGGAAGGACTGTAGACAGTGGGGCTGTACATAAGCCTCAAGCTGTTAGGACTACCAACGTGCAGTCATGTACACAGGACCATGCTACCAGTGAGCAAACAGGCAGTGCACAAAATTCTCCATCTAATTCGCAGCGGAGCACACCGGCCAAAAGTAACCTAAG TGCTTGTTCCCCAGCTCTTTTGGTAACAGTGCACCTGACCCAGGGCAACCTGAAGGCCATCTATCCACAGCTTGCTGAGcacttttctgtctctgtccccTTCAATCAGCTGGAAGATGAGGTGGAGTGTGAAGCACAGCAGGACAATGGCACGGATCATAACATGGAGTTTTGTCTCAAACTCGCAGAGACTCCACTTGAGTTTTTGGAAGAAAAGGAGCAGAGTGTATGTGAAGGACTCCCCAGTGACAATTTGCAGTCTCAGCAGCGATGTGTTGGCCACTGTGTACAGTCTGATGGCAGCGACCAAACGAATGTGACTCAAAATTACTACACAAACCAACATGTGCAAAAGGAGCAAGAAAGATCAAAGGACACACCTTTACTAATCGATACACATGTCCAGCATCCACCTCTTTCTTCTGCTGAGGATGACAAAAGAAGGACTTCTGGTGTTGTATCTGCAGTGAGTGTAGCACAGTTAGTAATGGAGGAAGACAGCGTCTTAAATCAAAACGAAGCCTCGGATTCTCAACAGACTCCCAGTCCACTGCAGCTGCACTCTAATGGAGAGGATCCACTCAGCTCGCAGTCTGTCAGCTCTCCACCGGTCCGGAAATACCGCAGACCAGCTTCTTGCAG GAGAAGTATTCTCATTGAGCCACAGCCTGCTTCCCACCAGCAGCTTGACCAGCCTCAGAAATGTTCCACCCACAGCAGAGCGCAGAACAGCCCTCCTGCCCAATCCACACCTAATAAGGAAGGTCAGAAACAAGTAAAGAG GCCACACACACGGAGCGTAAGTGAAGAAAGTGTAGAAAGCATTGTGCTAGACTCTCCATCATCAGGAAAACGGACTGCGACCACATGTAAACG GAAGCATTGGATGGATGTCTCTGGAGCCCAGGAAGAGTGGAGTGATGAAGAGTCGCTGTTCTCTGTTTCCACTAAAACAACTGAAG gtaaaAGATCAAGTAATGGCCATTCCAAAAGGAAG AGATGGAGCGATGAAGAGTCTGAGTGGGTGAAAAAAGGAGTGGCTCGTTATGGTGAAGGACGATGGGAGAAGATTAGAAGTGCGTTTCCTTTTAAAGGACGCACCGCAGTTAACATCAAAGACCGCTGGCGCACCATGCTAAAATTAAAGATGGTATAG
- the terfa gene encoding telomeric repeat binding factor a isoform X1, producing the protein MTMASSSRNGNKQISDEQIINRWSFDFYVSKAFEAFRNEDYENFSQLRNLIESLVVRPIDGHTDLTIKLRFMQFLSRINDGDNLDVTFQKPLTPLESALSVLESICTEMDVAQNLLEQVHTSIREMLIVVCIKSKQFEKAQEMLLKHFPKGMDSAGKKKLYIDLMKRRCSKHSVLNMNSYSEFKQDMLDFIEKLYPIPEPFLVKMVKLSRQGRTVDSGAVHKPQAVRTTNVQSCTQDHATSEQTGSAQNSPSNSQRSTPAKSNLSACSPALLVTVHLTQGNLKAIYPQLAEHFSVSVPFNQLEDEVECEAQQDNGTDHNMEFCLKLAETPLEFLEEKEQSVCEGLPSDNLQSQQRCVGHCVQSDGSDQTNVTQNYYTNQHVQKEQERSKDTPLLIDTHVQHPPLSSAEDDKRRTSGVVSAVSVAQLVMEEDSVLNQNEASDSQQTPSPLQLHSNGEDPLSSQSVSSPPVRKYRRPASCRRSILIEPQPASHQQLDQPQKCSTHSRAQNSPPAQSTPNKEGQKQVKRFLYFRPHTRSVSEESVESIVLDSPSSGKRTATTCKRKHWMDVSGAQEEWSDEESLFSVSTKTTEGKRSSNGHSKRKRWSDEESEWVKKGVARYGEGRWEKIRSAFPFKGRTAVNIKDRWRTMLKLKMV; encoded by the exons ATGACAATGGCGTCGTCAAGCAGAAACGGAAACAAACAAATTAGTGACGAGCAAATCATCAACCGCTGGAGCTTCGACTTTTACGTTTCTAAAGCTTTCGAGGCGTTTAGAAATGAAGACTATGAGAACTTCTCCCAGCTCAGGAACCTTATCGAAA gttTGGTGGTCAGACCCATTGATGGACACACTGACTTGACCATCAAACTGCGATTCATGCAGTTCCTCTCACGGATAAACGACGGGGACAATCTTG ATGTTACATTTCAGAAGCCTCTAACACCTTTAGAATCAGCACTGAGTGTGCTGGAGTCTATCTGTACAGAAATGGATGTTGCCCAAAACTTACTTGAACAAGTTCACACATCAATCAGGGAAATG CTTATTGTTGTTTGCATAAAGAGCAAACAATTTGAAAAAGCTCAAGAGATGCTGCTTAAACACTTTCCCAAAGGAATGGATTCAGCTGGCAAG AAAAAGCTGTATATAGATCTGATGAAAAGGCGATGCAGCAAGCATTCTGTTCTGAATATGAATTCATACAGTGAATTCAAACAGGACATGCTGGATTTCATCGAGAAACTCTACCCCATTCCCGAGCCTTTTCTAGTCAAG atGGTCAAGTTATCGAGACAAGGAAGGACTGTAGACAGTGGGGCTGTACATAAGCCTCAAGCTGTTAGGACTACCAACGTGCAGTCATGTACACAGGACCATGCTACCAGTGAGCAAACAGGCAGTGCACAAAATTCTCCATCTAATTCGCAGCGGAGCACACCGGCCAAAAGTAACCTAAG TGCTTGTTCCCCAGCTCTTTTGGTAACAGTGCACCTGACCCAGGGCAACCTGAAGGCCATCTATCCACAGCTTGCTGAGcacttttctgtctctgtccccTTCAATCAGCTGGAAGATGAGGTGGAGTGTGAAGCACAGCAGGACAATGGCACGGATCATAACATGGAGTTTTGTCTCAAACTCGCAGAGACTCCACTTGAGTTTTTGGAAGAAAAGGAGCAGAGTGTATGTGAAGGACTCCCCAGTGACAATTTGCAGTCTCAGCAGCGATGTGTTGGCCACTGTGTACAGTCTGATGGCAGCGACCAAACGAATGTGACTCAAAATTACTACACAAACCAACATGTGCAAAAGGAGCAAGAAAGATCAAAGGACACACCTTTACTAATCGATACACATGTCCAGCATCCACCTCTTTCTTCTGCTGAGGATGACAAAAGAAGGACTTCTGGTGTTGTATCTGCAGTGAGTGTAGCACAGTTAGTAATGGAGGAAGACAGCGTCTTAAATCAAAACGAAGCCTCGGATTCTCAACAGACTCCCAGTCCACTGCAGCTGCACTCTAATGGAGAGGATCCACTCAGCTCGCAGTCTGTCAGCTCTCCACCGGTCCGGAAATACCGCAGACCAGCTTCTTGCAG GAGAAGTATTCTCATTGAGCCACAGCCTGCTTCCCACCAGCAGCTTGACCAGCCTCAGAAATGTTCCACCCACAGCAGAGCGCAGAACAGCCCTCCTGCCCAATCCACACCTAATAAGGAAGGTCAGAAACAAGTAAAGAG ATTTCTGTACTTCAGGCCACACACACGGAGCGTAAGTGAAGAAAGTGTAGAAAGCATTGTGCTAGACTCTCCATCATCAGGAAAACGGACTGCGACCACATGTAAACG GAAGCATTGGATGGATGTCTCTGGAGCCCAGGAAGAGTGGAGTGATGAAGAGTCGCTGTTCTCTGTTTCCACTAAAACAACTGAAG gtaaaAGATCAAGTAATGGCCATTCCAAAAGGAAG AGATGGAGCGATGAAGAGTCTGAGTGGGTGAAAAAAGGAGTGGCTCGTTATGGTGAAGGACGATGGGAGAAGATTAGAAGTGCGTTTCCTTTTAAAGGACGCACCGCAGTTAACATCAAAGACCGCTGGCGCACCATGCTAAAATTAAAGATGGTATAG
- the LOC113645594 gene encoding ras-related protein Rab-19-like: protein MDGDGWSETEEEQAGAESTSQSGETGRCRKVVNIVLIISTKAYSSSDLPSIFEDGKEPCFYSINTEHWTGCASLTEQPAGMDQEDCFDFLFKIILIGDTDVGKTSVIQRFKTGNFSERQQSTIGVDFIVRTLNIQGRKIKMQVWDTAGQERFRTITQSYYRSAHAAMITYDITRKSTFNAVPQWIKEMEQYGAANVLMAIIGNKCDLESEREVEFNEACTLAKQKGIVVALETSAKEAQNVDQAFIVMARELLASNGLAVKEDGYYMDSPHILLQSNTKAINSPTNTEEKKTCEC, encoded by the exons ATGGATGGAGATGGGTGGAGTGAAACAGAGGAAGAGCAAGCAGGAGCAGAGAGCACAAGTCAGTCAGGAGAAACAGGTAGATGTCGGAAAGTTGTCAACATAGTTTTGATCATCTCTACAAAGGCATATTCTTCTTCAGACCTCCCCAGTATTTTTGAAGATGGCAAGGAACCTTGTTTTTACAG CATCAACACTGAACATTGGACTGGATGTGCGAGTCTGACTGAGCAGCCCGCTGGAATGGATCAAGAAGACTGCTTCGATTTCTTGTTCAAGATTATTTTAATTGGAGACACAGATGTTGGAAAAACATCTGTGATTCAGAGATTTAAGACTGGGAACTTCTCTGAGAGGCAGCAGAGCACTATCGGAGTGGACTTCATTGTTCGAACCCTCAACATCCAAGGCAGAAAAATAAAG ATGCAGGTTTGGGACACAGCAGGACAGGAGCGTTTCCGCACCATCACACAGAGCTACTACCGCAGTGCTCATGCAGCTATGATCACCTACGATATCACCCGCAAATCCACGTTCAATGCTGTACCACAATGGATCAAAGAGATGGAGCAGTATGGAGCTGCCAATGTCCTAATGGCCATCATAG GTAACAAGTGTGATCTGGAGTCTGAGAGAGAGGTTGAGTTTAATGAAGCATGCACACTAGCGAAGCAAAAAGGAATTGTAGTAGCACTGGAAACCTCAGCAAAGGAAGCCCAGAATGTGGATCAAGCCTTCATTGTGATGGCACGTGAGCTACTGGCAAGCAATGGACTGGCTGTAAAGGAGGACGGTTATTACATGGATTCTCCACACATATTACTGCAATCCAACACCAAAGCAATTAACAGTCCCACAAACACagaggagaaaaagacatgCGAGTGTTAA
- the ckap4 gene encoding cytoskeleton-associated protein 4 has translation MPPKNKNKSANSNDKPAVSPQDDASKKIPKLSKAETSPNSRSSSGKLTKVLSALSYLVLVSGAAFASFYLQRVLTEVHQIRAEGEEALQKNSKVLQKVENALQQVNSMQLSLEGLEAAVGRTQAELESTNRALTKGETETRRVEEVLQKLQNEILRDLSEGIWEVKQAREHDFSSLEKTLEVRLAELSRSIADSVAEFTGAQEEAQAQLSKLKIQLKEHNEPGNLKDELLSITTAVAGLHTANEVAEGNIGVLREQIVSVSSELQTRNNEMASLSEEIESVRSLVQTTAGSLKQDVSASQAIVQAMSDRIQNVVDEQLHTSQALQNLQTDLRGELSKTETRADDLESKLKVTEESIEALANSATEQASRVEAFLSKYDSHESSLASQSQEAEKARQALKEELGGLRSSLGELQASIEALADTNTRLEADEERMDDDVEAETLEEAVIQTEELQNDEPENVGQKEDEAAEEVAAEEAVEEVEITEEVAEEEEAIEDVVEEEEANEEVVEEDSVTEETVEDNPVTDELDQEKTGVEEVSLEEEDRQ, from the exons ATGCCgcccaagaacaaaaacaagagcGCAAACTCCAACGACAAACCAGCTGTTAGTCCTCAGGATGATGCGTCGAAGAAAATCCCCAAACTCAGTAAAGCAGAAACTTCTCCAAACTCCAGATCGAGCTCAGGAAAGCTCACAAAAGTTCTGTCTGCCCTGTCTTACCTGGTTTTAGTGTCCGGAGCCGCTTTTGCCTCCTTCTATCTCCAAAGGGTGCTGACTGAAGTGCACCAGATCCGCGCAGAGGGTGAAGAAGCTCTGCAGAAAAACTCCAAGGTGCTGCAGAAAGTAGAAAATGCTCTCCAACAG GTGAATTCTATGCAGCTTTCTCTGGAGGGTCTGGAGGCTGCAGTGGGACGTACTCAGGCTGAACTGGAAAGCACTAATCGAGCATTAACTAagggagaaacagagacacGGAGGGTTGAGGAAGTGCTCCAGAAACTCCAGAACGAAATCCTTCGCGACCTCTCTGAGGGCATCTGGGAAGTGAAACAGGCACGGGAGCATGATTTCTCCTCCCTTGAGAAAACTCTGGAGGTGCGTCTGGCTGAACTGAGCCGCTCTATCGCTGACAGTGTAGCCGAGTTCACTGGTGCTCAGGAAGAAGCTCAAGCCCAGCTCAGTAAACTGAAAATCCAACTGAAAGAACACAATGAGCCTGGTAATCTCAAAGATGAGCTTTTGTCCATTACCACTGCTGTGGCTGGCCTCCACACTGCAAACGAGGTGGCAGAGGGCAACATAGGTGTTCTCAGAGAACAGATCGTGTCAGTCAGTTCAGAGCTGCAAACGAGGAACAACGAAATGGCATCCTTGTCTGAGGAAATTGAGTCAGTTAGGTCTCTAGTGCAGACCACTGCTGGCTCACTGAAGCAGGATGTATCTGCATCACAAGCCATTGTGCAGGCCATGTCTGACCGGATCCAGAATGTGGTGGATGAACAGCTTCACACCAGCCAGGCCCTTCAGAACCTCCAGACAGACCTGAGAGGAGAACTGTCTAAAACTGAGACAAGGGCAGATGACCTGGAGTCCAAGCTGAAGGTCACAGAAGAAAGTATAGAAGCTTTAGCAAACTCAGCTACAGAGCAGGCAAGCCGGGTTGAGGCCTTTCTCTCCAAATATGATTCTCATGAGAGCTCATTAGCTTCCCAGAGCCAGGAGGCTGAGAAGGCGAGGCAGGCACTCAAAGAAGAGCTGGGGGGATTAAGAAGTAGCCTCGGCGAGCTCCAGGCCAGCATAGAAGCTTTGGCTGACACTAATACCAGGTTAGAAGCAGACGAAGAAAGGATGGATGATGATGTAGAAGCCGAAACCTTGGAAGAGGCAGTAATACAAACCGAGGAGCTACAAAATGACGAGCCGGAGAATGTTGGTCAGAAAGAAGACGAAGCAGCAGAAGAGGTAGCTGCAGAGGAAGCAGTTGAGGAAGTGGAAATAACAGAGGAGGTAgctgaggaagaggaagcaATCGAGGACGTAGTTGAGGAAGAGGAAGCAAATGAGGAGGTAGTTGAGGAAGACTCAGTAACAGAAGAGACCGTTGAAGACAACCCAGTAACAGACGAGTTAGATCAGGAGAAGACTGGAGTTGAGGAAGTGTCACTTGAGGAAGAGGACAGGCAGTGA
- the nots gene encoding nothepsin: protein MKMKQILLLLSSLCSVYGLVRVPLMKMSTLRSHLRASNQLMDFLKEHHVDAFSRRYAHCYPSRLESLKPGKAAERLFNFMDAQYYGQISLGTPEQNFTVIFDTGSADLWVPSSYCVSQACATHHRFKAVESSTYIHDGRIFGIHYGSGHLLGVMAKDKLTVGSMILPDQMFGESVYEPGMAFVMTTFDGVLGLSYPSLAEELGAPVFDNMMKQNKVEKPMFSFFLSRNGSSTSLGGELLLGGMDEELFIPPINWLPVTLKGYWQIKIDAVMVQGRATFCHSHSCQAIVDTGTTLISGPTAYILILQQLIGATPTAIGEYLVDCSRISSLPVVSFVLNRVEYVVSADIYIRRDTINGKEICISGFQGTDISSPFGPVWILGDIFLSEVYSIYDRGEDRVGFAQLSHKVKSVSTQ, encoded by the exons ATGAAGATGAAGCAAATACTGCTGCTGCTCTCATCCCTGTGCTCTGTTTATGGCCTTGTGAG GGTGCCGCTGATGAAGATGTCCACTCTGAGAAGTCATTTAAGAGCGAGTAACCAGCTGATGGACTTTCTGAAGGAACACCACGTGGATGCTTTCTCTCGCCGATATGCCCACTGTTATCCGTCTAGATTAGAATCTCTGAAACCAGGAAAAgcagcagagagactcttcaaCTTCATGGAT GCACAGTACTATGGACAGATCAGCCTGGGAACCCCAGAGCAGAACTTCACTGTGATCTTTGACACTGGATCTGCTGATTTGTGGGTGCCTTCATCTTACTGTGTCAGTCAAGCATGTG CTACACATCACAGGTTCAAGGCAGTGGAGTCGAGCACCTACATTCATGATGGTCGAATCTTTGGCATTCACTATGGCTCTGGACACCTGCTGGGCGTGATGGCTAAAGATAAGCTGACG GTGGGCTCTATGATTCTGCCGGATCAAATGTTTGGGGAGTCAGTGTACGAGCCAGGCATGGCCTTTGTCATGACCACGTTTGATGGGGTTTTGGGCCTTAGTTACCCATCACTGGCGGAGGAGCTGGGAGCACCTGTATTTGACAACATGATGAAGCAGAACAAAGTGGAAAAGCCCATGTTTTCCTTCTTCCTCAGCAG GAATGGCAGCAGTACCAGTCTGGGAGGTGAACTGTTGCTGGGAGGTATGGATGAAGAGCTCTTTATTCCTCCCATTAACTGGCTCCCAGTCACTCTAAAAGGCTACTGGCAGATCAAAATAGATGC TGTCATGGTTCAGGGAAGGGCTACCTTCTGTCACTCACACAGCTGCCAAGCGATTGTTGACACGGGAACGACTCTCATCTCTGGGCCGACAGCGTACATCCTGATTCTTCAACAGCTCATTGGAGCTACACCTACTGCAATAGGAGAG TATCTGGTTGATTGCTCCAGGATCAGCAGTTTGCCTGTGGTGTCTTTTGTGCTTAACAGAGTAGAGTATGTCGTTTCTGCAGATATATACATCCGCAGA GATACAataaatggaaaagaaattTGCATAAGCGGCTTTCAAGGGACAGATATCTCGTCTCCATTTGGACCTGTCTGGATTCTTGGGGACATTTTCCTCTCAGAGGTTTACAGTATCTATGACAGAGGTGAGGATCGGGTTGGCTTTGCTCAACTCTCTCACAAGGTCAAAAGTGTCTCCACTCAGTAG